One window of Camelina sativa cultivar DH55 chromosome 4, Cs, whole genome shotgun sequence genomic DNA carries:
- the LOC104782143 gene encoding cytokinin riboside 5'-monophosphate phosphoribohydrolase LOG3 — MEIKAETIQKSKFRRICVFCGSSQGKKSSYQDAAVDLGNELVSRNIDLVYGGGSIGLMGLVSQAVHDGGRHVIGIIPKTLMPRELTGETVGEVRAVADMHQRKAEMAKHSDAFIALPGGYGTLEELLEVITWAQLGIHDKPVGLLNVDGYYNSLLSFIDKAVEEGFISPTAREIIVSAPTAKELVKMLEEYAPCHESVATKLCWEMERIGYSSEE, encoded by the exons ATGGAGATCAAAGCTGAAACGATACAAAAGTCAAAGTTCAGAAGAATCTGTGTCTTCTGTGGAAGCAGCCAAGGCAAGAAGAGTAGTTACCAAGATGCTGCTGTTGATCTCGGCAACGAACTg GTTTCAAGGAATATTGATCTAGTCTATGGAGGTGGGAGCATCGGATTGATGGGTTTGGTTTCACAAGCTGTTCATGATGGTGGTCGTCATGTTATTgg AATCATTCCCAAGACCCTCATGCCTAGAGAG TTGACTGGTGAAACAGTAGGAGAAGTAAGAGCAGTTGCAGATATGCACCAAAGGAAAGCTGAGATGGCTAAGCACTCTGATGCTTTTATTGCCTTAccag GTGGTTATGGAACACTTGAAGAGTTGCTTGAAGTCATAACTTGGGCTCAGCTTGGTATCCATGACAAGCCg GTGGGTTTGCTCAATGTTGATGGATACTACAACTCTCTGCTCTCATTCATTGACAAAGCCGTCGAAGAAGGATTCATTAGCCCGACTGCTCGTGAGATCATCGTCTCTGCACCTACTGCTAAAGAGCTGGTGAAAATGCTAGAG gaGTATGCACCTTGCCATGAAAGTGTTGCAACTAAGCTTTGTTGGGAGATGGAACGGATTGGCTACTCTTCTGAAGAGTGA
- the LOC104782149 gene encoding WRKY transcription factor 44-like isoform X1 encodes MEVKEGERVVIAKPVASRPSSSTSFRNFTELLTNSVTVSPQSNCHDIVDAAIRPKTLRFNQPVAASVSCPRVEGNSNGKSCDDSDSKSYVVYKPKAKLVSKATVSALANMLQGNMQQTWRQPEAVAYGKIVSQTTYRAGPNLVQKVPSFTEPETSIGDRSSVDGYNWRKYGQKQVKGSECPRSYYKCTHPKCPVKKKVERSVEGQVSEIVYQGEHNHSKPSCPLPRRASSTTSSGFQKPPKAVASEGSMGQDPTNSLYSSLWSNQSNESSKTGTEEMNEGCVITPFEFAVPKSTNSNAGTSDTGCRSSQCDEGSNGGELDDPNRNKRRKNEKQSSEAGVSQGSVESDSLEDGFRWRKYGQKVVGGNAYPRSYYRCTSANCRARKHVERASDDPRAFITTYEGKHNHHLLLNPPTSSSTLPFNSPQLSK; translated from the exons ATGGAGGTGAAGGAGGGTGAAAGAGTGGTAATAGCAAAACCAGTGGCCTCAAGGCCTTCTTCAAGTACAAGCTTCAGGAATTTCACTGAGCTTCTCACTAATTCAGTTACCGTATCTCCTCAATCTAATTGCCATGACATTGTAGACGCTGCTATAAGACCAAAGACTTTGAGGTTCAACCAGCCAGTTGCAGCTTCGGTCTCATGTCCACGG GTCGAAGGAAACAGTAATGGAAAGTCTTGTGATGATTCAGATAGCAAAAGCTACGTTGTTTATAAACCGAAAGCAAAGCTTGTCTCCAAAGCAACCGTCTCTGCATTGGCTAATATG cttCAGGGGAACATGCAGCAGACTTGGAGACAACCCGAAGCAGTAGCCTATGGGAAGATTGTGAGCCAAACTACATATCGAGCGGGTCCTAATTTAGTCCAGAAAGTTCCATCCTTTACGGAACCAGAGACATCTATTGGGGACAGATCTTCAGTGGATGGATACAACTGGAGGAAATACGGACAGAAGCAAGTTAAAGGGAGTGAGTGTCCGAGGAGTTATTACAAATGCACACATCCCAAATGTccggtgaagaagaaagtagaGAGATCAGTGGAAGGTCAAGTTTCAGAGATTGTGTATCAAGGTGAGCATAATCACTCAAAGCCGTCTTGTCCTCTTCCACGGCGCGCTTCATCAACAACCTCTTCAGGGTTTCAGAAACCACCAAAAGCGGTTGCTTCTGAAGGATCAATGGGACAAGACCCTACCAATAGTCTCTATTCTTCTCTTTGGAGCAATCAAAGCAATGAATCTTCTAAAACAGGAACAGAGGAGATGAATGAGGGTTGTGTTATTACACCATTCGAGTTTGCGGTTCCAAAATCGACAAATTCGAATGCCGGAACTTCGGATACTGGTTGCAGAAGTAGCCAGTGTGATGAAGGAAGCAACGGAGGAGAGCTTGATGAtccaaacagaaacaaaagaag GAAGAACGAGAAGCAATCGAGTGAAGCAGGAGTATCGCAAGGCTCGGTGGAATCAGACAGTCTTGAAGATGGATTCAGGTGGAGGAAGTACGGACAAAAAGTGGTGGGAGGCAATGCGTATCCAAGAAGTTATTACAGATGCACGAGTGCTAATTGCAGAGCAAGAAAACATGTTGAGAGAGCGAGTGATGATCCTAGAGCTTTCATTACAACCTACGAGGGTAAACATAATCATCATTTGCTCTTGAACCCTCCAACTTCCTCCTCTACTCTTCCTTTTAACTCTCCACAGCTTTCTAAGTAA
- the LOC104782139 gene encoding aquaporin PIP2-2-like, whose product MAKGVEGAEGYQARDYEDPPPTPFFDADELTKWSLYRAVIAEFVATLLFLYVTVLTVIGYKIQSDTTAGGVDCGGVGILGIAWAFGGMIFILVYCTAGISGGHINPAVTFGLFLARKVSLIRAVLYMVAQCLGAICGVGFVKAFQSAYYVRYGGGANSLADGYSTGTGLAAEIIGTFVLVYTVFSATDPKRNARDSHVPVLAPLPIGFAVFMVHLATIPITGTGINPARSFGAAVIFNESKPWDDHWIFWVGPFIGAAIAAFYHQFVLRASGSKSLGSFRSAANV is encoded by the exons ATGGCTAAAGGCGTCGAAGGAGCCGAGGGATATCAGGCAAGGGACTACGAAGATCCGCCGCCTACTCCGTTTTTCGACGCGGATGAGCTTACCAAGTGGTCTTTATACAGAGCCGTCATCGCTGAGTTCGTAGCTACTCTCCTCTTCTTGTACGTCACCGTTTTGACTGTCATCGGTTACAAGATTCAGTCAGACACAACCGCCGGTGGAGTTGACTGCGGAGGTGTCGGAATCCTAGGCATCGCTTGGGCTTTTGGTGGCATGATCTTCATTCTTGTTTACTGCACCGCCGGTATCTCAG GTGGTCACATTAACCCGGCGGTGACGTTCGGATTGTTCTTGGCCCGGAAGGTGTCGCTGATTAGAGCGGTGCTTTACATGGTGGCTCAGTGTTTGGGTGCTATTTGTGGAGTTGGGTTTGTGAAGGCGTTTCAAAGCGCTTACTACGTTCGTTACGGTGGAGGAGCTAACTCTCTAGCCGACGGCTACAGCACAGGCACTGGACTCGCAGCAGAGATCATTGGAACATTCGTCCTTGTATACACAGTATTCTCCGCTACTGATCCCAAACGAAACGCTAGAGACTCACACGTTCCC GTATTGGCGCCACTTCCGATTGGGTTTGCGGTGTTTATGGTACATTTGGCAACTATTCCCATCACCGGAACAGGCATTAACCCGGCCAGGAGTTTCGGAGCTGCCGTAATCTTTAACGAGAGCAAGCCATGGGATGACCAC TGGATATTCTGGGTAGGACCATTCATTGGGGCTGCGATTGCTGCATTCTACCACCAATTCGTTCTAAGGGCATCAGGTTCCAAGTCCCTCGGTTCCTTCAGAAGTGCAGCCAACGTTTGA
- the LOC104782148 gene encoding adenylate kinase 1, chloroplastic-like, whose product MARIVRVARSSSLFGFGNRFYSTEASHASSTPSPFLHGGGARKVAAKDRNVQWVFLGCPGVGKGTYASRLSTLLGVPHIATGDLVREALASSGPLSQKLSEIVNQGKLVSDEIIVDLLSKRLEAGEAKGESGFILDGFPRTMRQAEILGDVTDIDLVVNLKLPEEVLVEKCLGRRTCNQCGKGFNIAHINLKGENGRPAISMDPLMPPPNCMSKLITRADDTEEVVKARLRIYSETSQPLEEYYRNKGKLMEFDLPGGIPESWPRLLEALRLDEYEEKQSAVA is encoded by the exons ATGGCGAGAATAGTGCGTGTGGCGAGATCCTCCTCCCTCTTTGGTTTCGGTAACAGATTCTACTCCACCGAAGCTAGCCACGCGTCGTCAACTCCTTCGCCGTTTCTTCACGGCGGCGGAGCTCGTAAGGTTGCTGCGAAAGATAGGAATGTTCAGTGGGTGTTTCTTGGGTGTCCTGGTGTTGGAAAAGGTACTTACGCTAGTAGACTTTCGACCCTTCTCGGTGTTCCTCATATCGCTACCGGTGATCTCGTCCGTGAGGCGCTAGCTTCTTCTGGACCTCTCTCCCAAAAG CTATCGGAGATTGTGAACCAGGGGAAATTGGTGTCTGATGAGATTATAGTTGACTTATTGTCCAAGAGACTTGAGGCTGGTGAAGCCAAAGGTGAATCAGGGTTTATTCTTGATGGCTTTCCGAGGACCATGAGACAAGCT GAAATACTGGGAGATGTAACTGACATCGATTTGGTGGTGAATTTGAAGCTACCTGAGGAAGTTTTGGTTGAGAAATGCCTTGGGAGGAGAACCTGTAATCAATGTGGTAAAGGTTTTAATATCGCTCACATCAACTTAAAGGGTGAGAATGGAAGACCTGCTATTAGCATGGATCCGCTAATGCCTCCACCTAACTGTATGTCAAAGCTCATCACTCGAGCTGATGATACTGAAGAGGTTGTCAAAGCAAGGCTTCGTATATACAGCGAAACG aGCCAGCCTCTTGAAGAATACTACCGTAACAAGGGAAAGCTAATGGAGTTTGACTTACCTGGAGGCATCCCGGAGTCTTGGCCAAGGCTATTAGAAGCCTTAAGGCTTGATGAGTACGAAGAGAAACAGTCTGCCGTGGCATAG
- the LOC104782149 gene encoding WRKY transcription factor 44-like isoform X2 gives MEVKEGERVVIAKPVASRPSSSTSFRNFTELLTNSVTVSPQSNCHDIVDAAIRPKTLRFNQPVAASVSCPRVEGNSNGKSCDDSDSKSYVVYKPKAKLVSKATVSALANMGNMQQTWRQPEAVAYGKIVSQTTYRAGPNLVQKVPSFTEPETSIGDRSSVDGYNWRKYGQKQVKGSECPRSYYKCTHPKCPVKKKVERSVEGQVSEIVYQGEHNHSKPSCPLPRRASSTTSSGFQKPPKAVASEGSMGQDPTNSLYSSLWSNQSNESSKTGTEEMNEGCVITPFEFAVPKSTNSNAGTSDTGCRSSQCDEGSNGGELDDPNRNKRRKNEKQSSEAGVSQGSVESDSLEDGFRWRKYGQKVVGGNAYPRSYYRCTSANCRARKHVERASDDPRAFITTYEGKHNHHLLLNPPTSSSTLPFNSPQLSK, from the exons ATGGAGGTGAAGGAGGGTGAAAGAGTGGTAATAGCAAAACCAGTGGCCTCAAGGCCTTCTTCAAGTACAAGCTTCAGGAATTTCACTGAGCTTCTCACTAATTCAGTTACCGTATCTCCTCAATCTAATTGCCATGACATTGTAGACGCTGCTATAAGACCAAAGACTTTGAGGTTCAACCAGCCAGTTGCAGCTTCGGTCTCATGTCCACGG GTCGAAGGAAACAGTAATGGAAAGTCTTGTGATGATTCAGATAGCAAAAGCTACGTTGTTTATAAACCGAAAGCAAAGCTTGTCTCCAAAGCAACCGTCTCTGCATTGGCTAATATG GGGAACATGCAGCAGACTTGGAGACAACCCGAAGCAGTAGCCTATGGGAAGATTGTGAGCCAAACTACATATCGAGCGGGTCCTAATTTAGTCCAGAAAGTTCCATCCTTTACGGAACCAGAGACATCTATTGGGGACAGATCTTCAGTGGATGGATACAACTGGAGGAAATACGGACAGAAGCAAGTTAAAGGGAGTGAGTGTCCGAGGAGTTATTACAAATGCACACATCCCAAATGTccggtgaagaagaaagtagaGAGATCAGTGGAAGGTCAAGTTTCAGAGATTGTGTATCAAGGTGAGCATAATCACTCAAAGCCGTCTTGTCCTCTTCCACGGCGCGCTTCATCAACAACCTCTTCAGGGTTTCAGAAACCACCAAAAGCGGTTGCTTCTGAAGGATCAATGGGACAAGACCCTACCAATAGTCTCTATTCTTCTCTTTGGAGCAATCAAAGCAATGAATCTTCTAAAACAGGAACAGAGGAGATGAATGAGGGTTGTGTTATTACACCATTCGAGTTTGCGGTTCCAAAATCGACAAATTCGAATGCCGGAACTTCGGATACTGGTTGCAGAAGTAGCCAGTGTGATGAAGGAAGCAACGGAGGAGAGCTTGATGAtccaaacagaaacaaaagaag GAAGAACGAGAAGCAATCGAGTGAAGCAGGAGTATCGCAAGGCTCGGTGGAATCAGACAGTCTTGAAGATGGATTCAGGTGGAGGAAGTACGGACAAAAAGTGGTGGGAGGCAATGCGTATCCAAGAAGTTATTACAGATGCACGAGTGCTAATTGCAGAGCAAGAAAACATGTTGAGAGAGCGAGTGATGATCCTAGAGCTTTCATTACAACCTACGAGGGTAAACATAATCATCATTTGCTCTTGAACCCTCCAACTTCCTCCTCTACTCTTCCTTTTAACTCTCCACAGCTTTCTAAGTAA
- the LOC104782142 gene encoding CASP-like protein 5A1: MMNVSRPAIHPVDVLPMAPTTGAIDRPPVRMKDVQGMPGTTGGLILRLSQFIPALISVSVMVTTSDFRSATAFCCLVLAVSLQSLWSLSLFIVDAYALLVRRSLRNHYAVQCFTIGDGVTSTLTFAAASASAGITVLINDLGQCNVNHCTRFETATAMAFISWFAVSPSFILNFWSLATH; the protein is encoded by the exons ATGATGAACGTAAGCCGGCCGGCGATTCACCCGGTGGATGTTCTTCCGATGGCTCCAACTACCGGAGCGATCGATAGACCACCAGTGAGGATGAAAGATGTGCAGGGCATGCCCGGAACCACCGGCGGTCTCATCCTCCGTCTCTCTCAATTCATCCCTGCTCTCATCTCCGTCTCCGTCATGGTCACCACCTCCGACTTCCGCTCCGCCACCGCCTTCTG TTGCTTGGTTCTTGCGGTTAGCTTGCAAAGCCTGTGGAGCTTGTCTCTTTTTATTGTTGATGCTTATGCTCTTCTGGTGAGGAGAAGCCTTCGAAACCACTATGCTGTTCAATGTTTTACAATCGGAGATGGA GTCACATCAACCCTTACGTTTGCAGCTGCATCTGCTTCTGCTGGCATAACTGTACTCATCAACGATCTTGGACAATGTAACGTGAATCACTGTACAAGGTTCGAGACCGCCACAGCAATGGCCTTCATCAGCTGGTTTGCTGTGTCTCCTTCCTTTATTCTCAACTTCTGGTCCTTAGCCACCCACTAA
- the LOC104782141 gene encoding 60S ribosomal protein L12-2-like: MPPKLDPSQIVDVYVRVTGGEVGAASSLAPKIGPLGLAPKKIGEDIAKETAKEWKGLRVTVKLTVQNRQAKVTVVPSAAALVIKALKEPERDRKKVKNIKHNGNISFEDVIEIARIMRPRSIAKELSGTVREILGTCVSVGCTVDGKDPKDIQQEIQEGEVEVPEN; the protein is encoded by the coding sequence ATGCCGCCGAAGTTGGATCCGAGTCAGATCGTTGACGTATACGTCCGCGTAACCGGAGGAGAAGTCGGAGCAGCGAGTTCTCTAGCTCCCAAAATCGGTCCACTAGGTCTCGCACCAAAGAAGATCGGAGAAGACATCGCCAAAGAAACCGCCAAAGAATGGAAAGGACTACGTGTAACAGTCAAGCTAACTGTGCAGAACCGTCAGGCTAAGGTCACAGTGGTTCCATCGGCAGCTGCACTCGTCATCAAGGCGTTGAAAGAGCCGGAGAGAGAtaggaagaaggtgaagaacatTAAGCATAACGGGAACATATCGTTTGAAGATGTGATTGAGATCGCGAGGATCATGAGGCCTAGATCTATTGCTAAAGAGCTGAGTGGTACAGTGAGAGAGATCTTGGGGACTTGTGTGTCTGTTGGGTGTACTGTGGATGGTAAAGATCCGAAGGACATTCAACAGGAGATTCAAGAAGGTGAAGTTGAAGTTCCTGAGAATTGA
- the LOC104782147 gene encoding thioredoxin-like protein AAED1, chloroplastic — MAVSLSSPSSSAINSITLQPKLKVVHGLRTVLPGYSVKSHFRSVSLRRRAVVVSAITGASGTGIGKETAGLLDKVKVLDLRGNEVQISDLWKDRKAVVAFARHFGCVLCRKRAAYLAEKKDVMDASGVALVLIGPGSIDQANTFVEQTNFKGEVYADPNHASYEALEFVSGVTVTFTPKAAMKIIESYMEGYRQDWKLSFMKDTVERGGWQQGGILVAGPGKDNISYIRKDKEAGDDPPIQEILKACCA; from the exons ATGGCGGTTTCTCTATCGTCACCATCGTCGTCGGCGATCAATTCCATAACTCTACAGCCAAAGCTGAAGGTGGTTCATGGATTAAGAACAGTACTTCCTGGTTACTCGGTCAAATCTCACTTTCGTAGTGTCTCTCTACGGCGTAGGGCTGTTGTTGTGTCAGCCATTACTGGCGCTTCAG GAACTGGGATTGGGAAAGAGACTGCTGGTTTGTTAGATAAAGTGAAAGTCTTGGATTTGAGAGGAAATGAGGTTCAGATTTCTGATTTATGGAAAGATAGGAAGGCTGTTGTTGCATTTGCTCGTcattttgg ATGCGTGCTCTGTCGGAAACGAGCAGCTTATCTTGCAGAAAAGAAG GATGTGATGGATGCATCTGGTGTGGCTCTTGTTCTGATCGGACCAGGAAGTATCGATCAg GCTAATACTTTTGTGGAACAGACTAATTTCAAAGGAg AGGTTTATGCAGATCCAAACCACGCATCATACGAGGCGCTAGAGTTTGTTTCAGGGGTTACTGTGACATTTACCCCCAAA GCTGCTATGAAGATAATAGAGTCTTACATGGAAGGATACCGCCAAGACTGGAAACTCTCCTTTATGAAAGATACAGTAGAAAGGGGCGGCTG GCAACAAGGCGGAATCCTAGTTGCTGGACCTGGAAAAGATAACATCTCTTACATCCGCAag GACAAAGAAGCCGGAGATGACCCACCTATTCAAGAGATCTTAAAAGCGTGTTGCGCTTGA
- the LOC104782145 gene encoding RNA-binding protein CP29B, chloroplastic-like codes for MAASASSLALSTFKPKSLPFCVSRPASASLLPPSLSFKLNPESVSVSISAKWSSSSRFVRNVAVSSDFEVEEDGFADDDAPAAPQQEQSFSADLKLFVGNLPFNVDSAQLAQLFESAGNVEMVEVIYDKITGRSRGFGFVTMSSVSEVEAAAQQFNGYELDGRPLRVNAGPPPPKREDGFSRGPRSSFGGSGSGYGGGSNAGSGNRVYVGNLSWGVDDMALESLFAEQGKVVEARVIYDRDSGRSKGFGFVTYNSSQEVQNAINSLNGADLDGRQIRVSEAEARPPRRQF; via the exons ATGGctgcttcagcttcttctctcGCTCTCTCAACCTTCAAACCTAAATCCCTTCCTTTCTGCGTCTCTAGACCAGCCTCCGCTTCTCTCTTACCTCCTTCCCTTTCCTTTAAACTCAATCCCGAGTCCGTTTCCGTCTCCATCTCCGCCAAATGGAGCAGCTCTTCTCGCTTCGTCCGTAACGTCGCTGTTTCCTCAGACTTCGAGGTCGAAGAAGATGGTTTCGCTGACGACGACGCGCCCGCGGCGCCCCAGCAGGAGCAATCTTTCTCTGCTGACCTTAAACTCTTTGTTGGTAACCTTCCGTTCAACGTTGACAGTGCTCAGCTCGCTCAGCTATTTGAGAGTGCTGGGAATGTTGAGATGGTTGAG gtTATCTATGACAAAATAACAGGACGAAGCAGGGGTTTTGGATTCGTGACTATGTCTTCAGTTTCTGAGGTTGAGGCTGCTGCTCAGCAGTTCAATGGCTAT GAGTTGGATGGTAGACCATTGAGAGTTAACGCGGGACCTCCTCCACCAAAGAGGGAAGATGGTTTCTCCAGAGGTCCCAGAAGCAGCTTTGGAGGCTCAGGTTCTGGATATGGAGGAGGTTCTAATGCTGGTTCAGGAAACCGTGTTTACGTGGGTAATCTTTCTTGGGGAGTCGACGACATGGCTCTTGAGAGTTTGTTCGCGGAGCAAGGAAAGGTTGTTGAGGCTAGAGTCATCTATGACAGGGACAGTGGTCGATCCAAGGGTTTTGGGTTTGTGACATACAACTCTTCTCAAGAGGTCCAAAATGCCATCAATTCCTTGAATGGAGCT GATTTGGATGGCAGACAAATTAGAGTCTCAGAAGCTGAGGCTAGGCCTCCAAGGCGCCAATTTTGA
- the LOC104782146 gene encoding pentatricopeptide repeat-containing protein At2g37230-like: MAFISRSKPYQSKARVYLSLPRSSNSSFLSLSRFFSSIEDIKTSGDANPETQTADANPETKKNHPPGSSTETRPIRERFQRGKRQNHEKLEDTICRMMDNRAWTTRLQNSIRDLVPEWDHSLVYNVLHGAKKLEHALQFFRWTERSGLISHDRDTHMKMIKMLGEVHKVNYARCIILEMPEKGVPWDEDMFVVLIESYGKAGIVQESVKIFQKMKDLGVERTVKSYNTLFKVILRRGRYMMAKRYFNKMVSEGVEPTRHTYNLMLWGFFLSLRLETALRFFEDMKTRGISPDAVTYNTMINGYCRFKKMDEAEKLFVEMKGDNIEPSVVSYTTMIKGYLSVYRVDDGLRIFEEMRSSGIEPNATTYSTLLPGLCDAGKMVEAKNILKNMMAKHIAPKDNSIFLKLLVAQSKAGDMAAATEVLKAMATLNVPAEAGHYGVLIENQCKANAYNRAIKLLDTLLEKEVILRHQDTLEMEPSAFNRIIEYLCNNGQTSKAEVLFRQLMKRGVQDQDALNNLIRGHAKEGNPDSSYEILKIMSRRGVPRESNAYELLIKSYMSKGEPGDAKTALDSMVEDGHVPDSSLFRSVIESLFEDGRVQTASRVMMIMIDKNVGIEENMDLIAKILEALLMRGHVEEALGRIDLLNQNGHTADLDSLLSVLSEKGKTIAALKLLDFGLERDLSLEFSSYDKVLDALLGAGKTLNAYSVLCKIMGKGSATDWKSCDELIKSLNQEGNTKQADVLSRMIKKGQEIKKQNTVSL; this comes from the coding sequence ATGGCTTTCATTTCCAGATCTAAACCCTATCAATCAAAAGCTAGGGTTTATCTCTCACTTCCCAGATCGTCAAACTCTTCATTCCTCTCGCTCTCCCGTTTCTTCAGCTCAATCGAAGACATCAAAACTTCAGGAGACGCAAACCCAGAAACCCAAACCGCAGACGCAAACCCCGAGACGAAGAAGAACCATCCTCCGGGTTCTTCAACGGAGACGAGGCCGATTAGGGAGAGGTTCCAACGAGGTAAGCGTCAAAACCATGAAAAGCTAGAGGATACAATATGTAGAATGATGGATAACCGTGCTTGGACGACACGTTTACAGAACTCGATCCGAGATCTTGTACCTGAATGGGATCATTCTCTAGTGTATAACGTCTTGCACGGTGCTAAGAAACTTGAGCACGCTCTTCAGTTTTTCCGGTGGACTGAGAGATCTGGTTTGATTAGTCATGATAGAGATACGCATATGAAAATGATTAAGATGTTGGGTGAGGTTCACAAGGTTAACTATGCTCGGTGTATTATACTGGAAATGCCTGAAAAGGGTGTTCCTTGGGATGAGGATATGTTTGTGGTGCTCATTGAGAGTTACGGCAAAGCTGGTATTGTGCAAGAGTCTGTTAAGATCTTTCAGAAGATGAAAGATTTGGGTGTGGAGAGGACGGTTAAGTCTTATAATACTCTGTTTAAGGTGATTTTGAGGCGTGGTCGGTATATGATGGCGAAACGGTATTTTAATAAGATGGTAAGTGAAGGTGTTGAGCCAACTAGGCACACTTACAATCTAATGCTGTGGGGgttctttttgtctttgagGTTAGAGACTGCGTTGAGGTTCTTTGAAGATATGAAAACTCGAGGGATCTCGCCTGATGCTGTTACGTATAACACTATGATTAATGGGTACTGCCGGTTTAAGAAGATGGATGAGGCTGAGAAGTTGTTTGTGGAGATGAAAGGGGATAACATTGAGCCTAGTGTTGTGAGTTACACCACGATGATTAAAGGATATCTTTCTGTGTACCGAGTTGATGATGGGTTGAGAATCTTTGAGGAGATGAGATCTTCTGGTATTGAGCCAAATGCTACGACGTATTCGACGTTGTTGCCAGGTTTGTGTGATGCTGGGAAAATGGTGGAGGCTAAGAATATTTTGAAGAATATGATGGCGAAACACATTGCTCCAAAAGATAACTCGATCTTCCTTAAGCTTTTGGTTGCTCAGAGCAAAGCTGGGGATATGGCAGCAGCTACTGAGGTGCTTAAAGCCATGGCTACACTGAATGTTCCAGCAGAAGCAGGACATTACGGTGTCTTGATCGAGAATCAGTGCAAGGCTAATGCATACAATCGTGCTATCAAGCTTTTAGACACGCTACTTGAGAAAGAGGTCATATTGAGGCATCAGGATACTCTGGAAATGGAGCCCAGCGCTTTTAACCGGATCATCGAGTATTTGTGCAACAATGGCCAAACGTCGAAAGCAGAGGTGCTTTTCAGGCAGCTGATGAAAAGAGGTGTTCAAGACCAAGATGCCTTGAACAATCTAATCCGTGGGCATGCAAAAGAAGGAAACCCGGATTCTAGTTACGAGATTCTGAAGATTATGTCGAGGAGAGGTGTCCCTAGAGAATCAAACGCATATGAGCTGCTCATCAAGAGCTACATGAGCAAAGGTGAGCCTGGAGACGCGAAAACCGCACTGGACAGCATGGTCGAAGATGGGCATGTCCCGGATTCATCACTTTTCAGGTCAGTTATTGAGAGTTTGTTTGAAGATGGTAGGGTGCAGACAGCAAGCCgtgtgatgatgatcatgatagATAAAAACGTTGGCATcgaagaaaacatggatttgaTTGCCAAGATCTTGGAAGCTCTGTTAATGAGAGGTCACGTAGAAGAAGCCCTCGGACGTATAGATCTTCTGAACCAAAACGGACACACAGCTGATCTGGACAGCCTCTTATCTGTTCTGAGCGAGAAAGGAAAGACGATTGCAGCATTGAAGCTGTTAGATTTCGGGTTGGAGAGGGATCTCAGCTTAGAGTTTTCAAGCTACGACAAAGTGTTGGATGCGCTTTTAGGAGCTGGGAAGACACTGAATGCGTACTCGGTTCTGTGTAAGATCATGGGGAAAGGAAGTGCAACAGATTGGAAGAGCTGTGATGAACTGATCAAGAGCTTGAACCAGGAAGGGAACACAAAGCAAGCTGATGTTCTTTCTAGAATGATCAAAAAGggacaagaaatcaagaaacaaaacactgTTTCTTTATAG
- the LOC104782140 gene encoding uncharacterized protein LOC104782140 produces the protein MAGGSERKTILVGLVLPLLLGIAVYLRLWTIDYTLSSDDTERLRKQFDLANREAMDESADWRRRMFDKEAEKASKCTTELAMIKESSGNGNGNQKLESLQKDNAALLIQIETLKQELEASRLKCRSRQAPR, from the exons ATGGCGGGAGGATCTGAGAGGAAGACGATACTGGTGGGTttggttcttcctcttcttcttggtatCGCTGTTTACTTGAGGCTTTGGACTATCGATTATACTCTGTCTTCAGATGACACTGAACGCTTAAG GAAACAGTTTGATTTGGCTAATAGAGAAGCAATGG ATGAATCTGCAGACTGGAGGAGGAGAATGTTTGATAAGGAAGCTGAGAAAGCTTCTAAATGTACAACAGAGCTCGCCATG ATCAAAGAGTCATCTGGGAATGGAAACGGTAATCAAAAGCTGGAGTCATTACAAAAG GATAATGCGGCATTGCTCATTCAGATAGAGACATTAAAACAAGAGCTTGAAGCTTCCCGGTTAAAGTGTCGCTCACGACAGGCACCCCGTTAG